A genomic window from Archocentrus centrarchus isolate MPI-CPG fArcCen1 chromosome 2, fArcCen1, whole genome shotgun sequence includes:
- the slitrk6 gene encoding SLIT and NTRK-like protein 6 isoform X2: MLPCVIFIGLFLAAVRSQDIHPSEASSSISESCDSLCSCERKDGILHLNCEQRNISKISQIKVPAGVPFHLNLYKNDLVELRAEEMEGLKNALSLHIGGNSIQELEPGVFSTLGLLKKLHINSNFLVTLKEDTFQGLVNLEFLQADTNFIRVIEPGAFNKLIRLKVLILNDNSIEFLPSNIFRFVPLTHLDLRGNKLQTLPYVGFLEHIGRIMELLLEDNDWVCDCDILHLKIWMENMRAQSAISDVICITPHHLKGTILAKVKRDVLCPSHADINLEEPSKSLDMVVTPSSKVAQTPKVVNPKDDARIPTPSHIPSSPCVEHCSCHNHPVAGFLMHCQDRGIQKVSDIGILQQSPTKLVMTGNMIQKLLKYDFVTYDSLELLNLANNRIDYIDNETFLSLSSLKKLYLNGNRIEKLFSTMFVGLHNLEYLYLEYNLIKEIAPGTFNPLPNLKLLSLNNNLLSSLPAQIFRNVPLAKLNLRKNLLMHLPVSNVLDQLDSLEQIYLEDNPWDCSCDLLSLKQWVEKLRKDTVVGSILCHTPKKVMQIELRSLHHEMLCPGLGTYHPLPPGGEESVTATLGPDGSDRGLFISLTDTIPLSVLILSLLVFVLMVIFCSAGLVVFVVHRRRRRAKKKAAEEQPRENTSSSSPIHLHYSMYGQKTTHHTLTQRAGSATLYEERSHSPIVQICRNPTYCSQHKEHDANMDYNLDEPSSKHHLCRSIMEKENTSPLTGNPSSKFRPMTGECPAEFVTLGNPNSLYRNILEREKELQQLGITEYLRKNLPQLQPAVDMQVPGHQEEVKLMETIMYSRPHKVMLEQTKYQLL; this comes from the coding sequence ATGCTGCCCTGTGTCATTTTCATCGGCTTGTTTCTCGCTGCGGTCCGATCCCAAGATATCCATCCCTCAGAGGCATCATCCTCCATTAGTGAGTCCTGTGACTCCTTGTGCTCCTGCGAGAGGAAAGACGGCATCCTTCATCTTAACTGCGAGCAGAGAAACATCAGCAAAATCTCCCAAATCAAAGTCCCAGCAGGTGTGCCCTTCCACCTGAACCTTTACAAAAATGACTTGGTTGAGCTCCGTGCTGAGGAAATGGAAGGGCTTAAGAATGCCCTTTCGCTGCACATCGGGGGTAATAGTATACAAGAGTTGGAGCCAGGGGTCTTTAGCACTCTCGGTTTGCTGAAAAAACTCCATATAAATAGCAATTTCCTCGTCACACTGAAAGAGGACACTTTTCAAGGCCTGGTGAATTTGGAATTTCTCCAAGCTGACACAAATTTCATACGGGTCATCGAGCCCGGGGCCTTCAACAAACTGATCCGCCTCAAGGTCCTCATCTTGAATGACAATTCCATCGAGTTTTTACCCAGCAACATTTTCCGGTTTGTGCCCCTTACCCACCTGGACCTACGTGGCAACAAGCTCCAGACGCTACCGTATGTCGGCTTTTTGGAGCACATCGGGCGCATAATGGAGCTCCTTCTGGAGGACAATGACTGGGTTTGTGACtgtgacattttacatttaaaaatctgGATGGAGAACATGAGGGCCCAATCAGCAATCAGTGATGTGATCTGCATCACACCACATCACCTCAAGGGGACCATTCTGGCTAAAGTCAAGCGGGACGTCCTCTGTCCATCCCACGCAGATATTAACTTAGAAGAGCCGTCGAAGTCACTGGATATGGTTGTTACGCCCTCATCCAAAGTAGCTCAGACTCCCAAGGTGGTTAATCCCAAAGATGACGCCAGAATCCCCACACCATCTCACATTCCCAGCAGTCCCTGTGTGGAGCACTGTTCTTGTCACAATCATCCCGTGGCTGGGTTTTTGATGCATTGTCAGGACCGAGGAATTCAAAAGGTGTCGGATATCGGAATACTTCAACAAAGCCCAACTAAGCTTGTCATGACAGGAAATATGATccagaaactcctgaaataTGACTTTGTCACATATGATAGTTTAGAATTGCTCAACTTGGCAAACAACAGAATTGATTACATTGATAATGAAACTTTCCTCAGCTTGAGCAGTTTGAAAAAGCTCTATTTAAATGGCAACAGAATCGAAAAGCTGTTCTCCACCATGTTTGTAGGACTGCACAACCTTGAATACCTATATCTGGAGTACAACCTCATCAAAGAGATTGCTCCAGGCACATTTAATCCCCTGCCAAACCTGAAGCTGCTGTCATTAAATAACAACCTGCTCAGCTCTCTTCCAGCGCAGATATTTCGCAACGTGCCTCTCGCCAAATTAAACCTGAGAAAAAACCTGCTTATGCACCTGCCAGTGAGCAACGTGCTCGATCAACTCGACTCGCTAGAGCAGATTTATTTAGAGGACAACCCCTGGGACTGCAGCTGTGACTTGCTCAGCCTCAAACAATGGGTAGAGAAACTGAGAAAGGACACAGTGGTGGGCTCCATTTTGTGTCACACACCAAAGAAAGTGATGCAGATCGAACTAAGAAGCCTTCATCATGAGATGCTTTGTCCTGGTTTAGGGACCTACCACCCATTGCCCCCAGGTGGAGAGGAGAGCGTGACAGCCACCCTGGGGCCTGACGGCAGTGACAGGGGCCTGTTCATCTCACTCACAGACACCATCCCACTCTCTGTGCTCATTTTAAGCCTTCTTGTTTTTGTCCTCATGGTTATATTCTGCTCAGCGGGGCTCGTGGTGTTTGTCGTGCATCGGCGCCGGCGAAGGGCgaagaaaaaagcagcagaggagCAGCCGCGAGaaaacaccagcagcagctcacCCATTCACTTGCATTACAGCATGTACGGGCAGAAAACTACTCACCACACTCTGACACAGAGAGCGGGGTCTGCCACTCTGTATGAAGAGAGATCACACAGTCCCATCGTGCAGATCTGCCGCAACCCCACATACTGCTCCCAGCACAAGGAGCACGACGCCAATATGGATTACAACCTTGACGAACCCAGCTCCAAGCATCATCTCTGCCGAAGCATCATGGAGAAGGAAAATACATCTCCCCTCACAGGAAACCCCAGCTCAAAGTTCAGACCCATGACCGGAGAGTGCCCAGCAGAGTTTGTGACTCTCGGCAACCCCAACTCCTTATACAGGAACATTCtggagagggagaaggagctgcagcagctcggAATAACGGAGTACCTGAGAAAAAACCTCCCTCAGCTTCAGCCTGCTGTAGACATGCAGGTCCCAGGGCACCAGGAGGAGGTGAAACTAATGGAGACAATTATGTACTCAAGACCGCAC
- the slitrk6 gene encoding SLIT and NTRK-like protein 6 isoform X1 — protein sequence MLPCVIFIGLFLAAVRSQDIHPSEASSSISESCDSLCSCERKDGILHLNCEQRNISKISQIKVPAGVPFHLNLYKNDLVELRAEEMEGLKNALSLHIGGNSIQELEPGVFSTLGLLKKLHINSNFLVTLKEDTFQGLVNLEFLQADTNFIRVIEPGAFNKLIRLKVLILNDNSIEFLPSNIFRFVPLTHLDLRGNKLQTLPYVGFLEHIGRIMELLLEDNDWVCDCDILHLKIWMENMRAQSAISDVICITPHHLKGTILAKVKRDVLCPSHADINLEEPSKSLDMVVTPSSKVAQTPKVVNPKDDARIPTPSHIPSSPCVEHCSCHNHPVAGFLMHCQDRGIQKVSDIGILQQSPTKLVMTGNMIQKLLKYDFVTYDSLELLNLANNRIDYIDNETFLSLSSLKKLYLNGNRIEKLFSTMFVGLHNLEYLYLEYNLIKEIAPGTFNPLPNLKLLSLNNNLLSSLPAQIFRNVPLAKLNLRKNLLMHLPVSNVLDQLDSLEQIYLEDNPWDCSCDLLSLKQWVEKLRKDTVVGSILCHTPKKVMQIELRSLHHEMLCPGLGTYHPLPPGGEESVTATLGPDGSDRGLFISLTDTIPLSVLILSLLVFVLMVIFCSAGLVVFVVHRRRRRAKKKAAEEQPRENTSSSSPIHLHYSMYGQKTTHHTLTQRAGSATLYEERSHSPIVQICRNPTYCSQHKEHDANMDYNLDEPSSKHHLCRSIMEKENTSPLTGNPSSKFRPMTGECPAEFVTLGNPNSLYRNILEREKELQQLGITEYLRKNLPQLQPAVDMQVPGHQEEVKLMETIMYSRPHKVMLEQTKNEYFELKANLHTEPDYLEVLEHQSAFN from the coding sequence ATGCTGCCCTGTGTCATTTTCATCGGCTTGTTTCTCGCTGCGGTCCGATCCCAAGATATCCATCCCTCAGAGGCATCATCCTCCATTAGTGAGTCCTGTGACTCCTTGTGCTCCTGCGAGAGGAAAGACGGCATCCTTCATCTTAACTGCGAGCAGAGAAACATCAGCAAAATCTCCCAAATCAAAGTCCCAGCAGGTGTGCCCTTCCACCTGAACCTTTACAAAAATGACTTGGTTGAGCTCCGTGCTGAGGAAATGGAAGGGCTTAAGAATGCCCTTTCGCTGCACATCGGGGGTAATAGTATACAAGAGTTGGAGCCAGGGGTCTTTAGCACTCTCGGTTTGCTGAAAAAACTCCATATAAATAGCAATTTCCTCGTCACACTGAAAGAGGACACTTTTCAAGGCCTGGTGAATTTGGAATTTCTCCAAGCTGACACAAATTTCATACGGGTCATCGAGCCCGGGGCCTTCAACAAACTGATCCGCCTCAAGGTCCTCATCTTGAATGACAATTCCATCGAGTTTTTACCCAGCAACATTTTCCGGTTTGTGCCCCTTACCCACCTGGACCTACGTGGCAACAAGCTCCAGACGCTACCGTATGTCGGCTTTTTGGAGCACATCGGGCGCATAATGGAGCTCCTTCTGGAGGACAATGACTGGGTTTGTGACtgtgacattttacatttaaaaatctgGATGGAGAACATGAGGGCCCAATCAGCAATCAGTGATGTGATCTGCATCACACCACATCACCTCAAGGGGACCATTCTGGCTAAAGTCAAGCGGGACGTCCTCTGTCCATCCCACGCAGATATTAACTTAGAAGAGCCGTCGAAGTCACTGGATATGGTTGTTACGCCCTCATCCAAAGTAGCTCAGACTCCCAAGGTGGTTAATCCCAAAGATGACGCCAGAATCCCCACACCATCTCACATTCCCAGCAGTCCCTGTGTGGAGCACTGTTCTTGTCACAATCATCCCGTGGCTGGGTTTTTGATGCATTGTCAGGACCGAGGAATTCAAAAGGTGTCGGATATCGGAATACTTCAACAAAGCCCAACTAAGCTTGTCATGACAGGAAATATGATccagaaactcctgaaataTGACTTTGTCACATATGATAGTTTAGAATTGCTCAACTTGGCAAACAACAGAATTGATTACATTGATAATGAAACTTTCCTCAGCTTGAGCAGTTTGAAAAAGCTCTATTTAAATGGCAACAGAATCGAAAAGCTGTTCTCCACCATGTTTGTAGGACTGCACAACCTTGAATACCTATATCTGGAGTACAACCTCATCAAAGAGATTGCTCCAGGCACATTTAATCCCCTGCCAAACCTGAAGCTGCTGTCATTAAATAACAACCTGCTCAGCTCTCTTCCAGCGCAGATATTTCGCAACGTGCCTCTCGCCAAATTAAACCTGAGAAAAAACCTGCTTATGCACCTGCCAGTGAGCAACGTGCTCGATCAACTCGACTCGCTAGAGCAGATTTATTTAGAGGACAACCCCTGGGACTGCAGCTGTGACTTGCTCAGCCTCAAACAATGGGTAGAGAAACTGAGAAAGGACACAGTGGTGGGCTCCATTTTGTGTCACACACCAAAGAAAGTGATGCAGATCGAACTAAGAAGCCTTCATCATGAGATGCTTTGTCCTGGTTTAGGGACCTACCACCCATTGCCCCCAGGTGGAGAGGAGAGCGTGACAGCCACCCTGGGGCCTGACGGCAGTGACAGGGGCCTGTTCATCTCACTCACAGACACCATCCCACTCTCTGTGCTCATTTTAAGCCTTCTTGTTTTTGTCCTCATGGTTATATTCTGCTCAGCGGGGCTCGTGGTGTTTGTCGTGCATCGGCGCCGGCGAAGGGCgaagaaaaaagcagcagaggagCAGCCGCGAGaaaacaccagcagcagctcacCCATTCACTTGCATTACAGCATGTACGGGCAGAAAACTACTCACCACACTCTGACACAGAGAGCGGGGTCTGCCACTCTGTATGAAGAGAGATCACACAGTCCCATCGTGCAGATCTGCCGCAACCCCACATACTGCTCCCAGCACAAGGAGCACGACGCCAATATGGATTACAACCTTGACGAACCCAGCTCCAAGCATCATCTCTGCCGAAGCATCATGGAGAAGGAAAATACATCTCCCCTCACAGGAAACCCCAGCTCAAAGTTCAGACCCATGACCGGAGAGTGCCCAGCAGAGTTTGTGACTCTCGGCAACCCCAACTCCTTATACAGGAACATTCtggagagggagaaggagctgcagcagctcggAATAACGGAGTACCTGAGAAAAAACCTCCCTCAGCTTCAGCCTGCTGTAGACATGCAGGTCCCAGGGCACCAGGAGGAGGTGAAACTAATGGAGACAATTATGTACTCAAGACCGCAC